GGATTcatatttccattttgCATATTTACTggatgttgttgttgttgttgttgttgttgggGTAGATATGCTGGATTGAATTGAGGAGGCGGCATAAATTGCACATTTTGACCGGGAAGTGGTGGTCGAGGTGGATAATATGTTGGATTGATAGGATATGGATGTTGTGATTGCGGTTGATGTTGCATTAATGGGTGTGGCATACTTATCGGAGGATGGCCAGCCATTGGGTTATATGGATTTGGAGGAACATGAGGATTATATTGAAATCCTGGTGGGGGTATAAACGTTTGCTGTTGCTGATTAATAACTTGATTTGGATATCCCTGAAACtggttattattttgtacTACTGCTGGTCTACCATAATCTCTTGTATGattatcattgaaattagtACGAGCAGTACGTGACTTGTACCTTACATGGGACATTCCAGACAAAGATGTTGGTTGATTATAATTGGTTTTCTGTTTATCAGATACATAATTACTTCTTTGATTTGTCCTTTTCTTGTTAGGTTTGGGCCGTTCACAACCATCCTCATTTTCCATATTCTTATCTTGATTCTTCCTCTTTTTTTCgtcttttttcttcttcttgtaaagagcttccttttcatcatcagagaattcttgttcttcttctggaAGTTCTTCATCAAACCCATTAGAAGCATCAGTACCTTTATTCCTTCTAAGTTCAAAAGTATCAACCCAGTGTGCATCTGGTGTGACAATAAACGCCTTTCCACCTACTTTCCCCTTCAAACTTGCAATTTTCTCGTTTTCTGATGTGGGTAAAGTCACTCTATAAAAAGGATTTTGTAATTGACCAAATACTTCACATAATGTACCAACTAAAGTACGATCCTCTAAACAGAATATGGAGCCATCTTTTAACACCCTTTTTTCACCTGACAAATTTGCatggataataatattattatcaaagaCGGAATGAATAACACCAATATGAGTGATAGAAGTATTTTCTGTAATATGATAATCGCTTGGTATTTCAGGGATAGGTTCATCTGGCAATTCATTTTTCGATCTTATTGGACCTGAAGGACTGGGatcgtcatcttcatcttcaatttcaacaTTGTCTTTAAGTTGTTCTGTATCctcatcctcatcttcatcttggtcgtcatcatcagaGCTACTATTGctatcattaatatcattttctgaATCTGATGAAGAGTCAGCCTTATCTCCCTCTAATATCTCTTGCCCCTCTTCCTTTTCCTCTTCCGTTTTCTTTGTCCCATTTACTTCAGCAGGTTCACTTGATTTTTCCTCTTCTGGAGGTGGAGCTTCGTCCTCTGAGGATGAACTAATATCACTAACATCTACATCATCCTCCGGTAATTCCAGTTGTAAAGTTTCTGCATTGAAAGCAGGGTTTTCGAGAGCTTTTGTAAAAAGATCTTCCGACATGACGATGGTTCTCTTATAAGATGGTTATGATGGTGGATGTATAAATACTTTTTACCATTAATGCAAAAGTGtgattcttcttccaatttGTTTCCATTGCTCATCTCTTCTCACTTCTtgtaatagtaatagttATAGTTATAGTAACAGGAAAAGTAAAAGTGAAAATTTTCGATAAAATGAATTTGCGGCACGTGAgacaaaaacaaacaaaccAAAACATGTAAACAACAAAGATACAGGAATTATTATGTAGATGAAAACTCAAAAATAggaaatatatactatGGTCATAACTTTTAAAAAATGCCCTATATAATACACTACCTAATCAGACTAAAACTTTTATTAACTAAAATGACTGAAATAACGGTCTACTAAATGCTGTTGTCGACCGTCTTGATACCGCTATTCGTAGGCCCATCAATCCAGGACCTCtattaatatatactaATANNNNNNNNNNNNNNNNNNNNtatgatgatgaatagAAACTGGAATAGATCGAGGGAAAGTAAAGGATGGCTATCTGATAGCAAGTGAATGAAGCATTGAtccaattttatttaataaaaaaactaCTCCTTTTCTCGTCTCTGAGCGTAACATTCCCTCCTCAATTGCCATTTATTAATCATATATGGACCTAGAAGCTAGTCTGTCGCCAATTTTGGAGGTATTGGTTCCACCAACTTTATCTGATCTCGCACTTCGATCTCTAATTAAAGAACTATCATTTTTCttaaaatcatcatcacgTTCAAATGCACATTTACAATCAATTTTACAAGTATACAGTAGCCAGACACCGGGGAACGAGGAAAATATAGCATGCTGGGAAAGACTAGAAAACTTATTGAAACCTTTATGTACAATAAGGAATATTGAcgaaatcattaaatatcTTTCAGTTTTCCAATCGTTAGTGTTTCAAAACTTAAACTCATCTCCGACCTCAAGACATCAACGTGGTAATTCATTCCAAATACCGACTATGGGACATaacaattacaacaataatatttcaatgaCAAGTCCACAACAGTATGATCCAAACGTTTCAATGAATAGTCCCACTAGGCCTCAGAGTTTATATGCAGAATCGTTTGAGAATTTGGATCGTTTCTCAGACAGAAGATCTTTACCTTCAATATATAGAGGatatcaacaacaacaaaatagACACATCAATCAATCTAATAACCTTAATAATGGACCTTTAGTTAGTCTTAAAACTTTATCTGATCAATATTACAGGAGTATGCTCCCTGAAGAAGATATCTTAAGGTATGCATCATATACTTTATTAGCAACTACATCGCATATGTTCCCCATGGATTACAATTCCATTCAAATCCCTTCAAATATCCCGAACTCAATAAGTGCTCTGTTAcatttaatatttgaagCTGGTTTactttatcaaaatttgaatgCAATGgtaaataattataacaTGAAGGATGTTTCTCCTATAAAGAAATCATTGTTACTacaattgaataaagaaTTGCAAATATATACAGggtttattaataatttaattacCTCGAATGCttgtaattcattaaaatcGTTATATATGGAATTATTCGATTCCATATCCACActaagaatatattttaaattcatgAACCAATTCGATATAACACTAGGTGATGCATTCTTATCCACATTCCATTCATGGAGATCGCATGGGGATTTGTTAGTAAGGAAAATTGCCACTCAACTATTTGATTGCACattatctatatatattgattatCTAGGGAATTGGTTGgtatttgaaagattagaaaacaattataatgaattctttattattaaaaatactGATACACAGAAGACACCATTAGACTCATATAAACTAATTCATGAAAAGATCCCATATTTTATACCGAAAGATGTagcaaagaaaatatttatcattggCAAAACATATTCATTTCTGATAGATTTTTGTAAAGATTTACAATTCTCaaataatctttccaaaaaatatacaataatttacaaaaatatattcgaACACTATAATTCTGAGAGCTATAATACCGTCCTTAATAAACTTTTcgaatcaattgaaaatcaaTACAACGAAATTGTCAAATATACAAACCTTTTACTTTGCCATAAATTCCATTATCATAAGATGATATTaacattaaagaatttacTTTTGATGGGAAGATCGGATTTCTTAGATTTATTAGCTAACAAAGCAGTAGACATTTTGAATCCACCCTCTGTTTCCATCCAGGAATATAAACTAACTAATTGCCTACAAGAAGCTGTTCAATATTCATCCATTGcatcattatatttaaataaagaagataataatttcataatAAATGGATTAGATGCAAGAGTATTAGATATGGGACATGGATCCATTGGTTGggatatatttacattaGATTATAACATATCACCACCTCTATCCCTGATTATAAATGTTAACCGTGAAAATGGtaagaaagaatatttaagaATTTTCAACTTCTTATGGAGATCTAAAAAGAATTCAttcttttataataatgaaatgttAAGAACTACCCACATCTTGAAAATGtttaaaagattaaagCTAACGAATCCACTAATCAAAGATGTTACTAAAAAAATTGCCAAATTAGGTATATTGAGGTCGCGATTGcaaaattttaatttatgCTTAGAGTCGTTTTGCCAATATTATATCGTCGAGAAggaattccaaattttacttcagaaattgaatatatcaGACGAAGGTTCAAACCCAATTCAAATtaacaagaaattaaagacAAAGAATACAAGACTGATAGAGACATCATCAATACCTATTCTAAAACCTAAAAAGAGTATATTTGCTGATGATCACACATCTACTAGCACATATGGACATGATGCGGGATTTGATGGTGACCATTTGAATATTGAACAATTGGAAGaaattcataataatttcttaagCAATATTCGATCTCATAAACTTTTAATTGCAAACTCTACAACAAATATTGGAACATATTCGAAAAAGGCATACCCAATCACATTGATTATAATCTTAGAGACacttttccaatttattaattcatATTCTCAATTAAACGATAtttctgaaaaattattaatccAATTCAATTTACTGGATCCTgttgatttgaataatttattgaCAGAATTTAGTAAATCATCTATCGAAGTGACCAGATATTATAAAGTTTTCCTGAATCAATCACATGTGTTCGAAAGAGATTTGAAAGCTgacaatgatgaagaattaataaaattaggTAGACAGATCCGTTAAGAACAACTTATTATGTCATACTATAGTAATATATACTTTActtgatgatttatttaaacttgaataaaaataataaatattagGGCATTTCGCTATAGTTATTTTagtttgaagaaaataccCTGTTTGCGAGTGCTTGTGATTTTGTTATCCGCTGTATGATGGGCTTCTGCCACCAAAACAAAACTCGATTGGGCAATGTTTTTGTGACACTTGCTCACTTTAAGCCTTGTTGAAAATGTGCTTATAACTTATAAGTTATAACCTTCCTCGAGAAGTAGAAAATTAAGGGAGCGTATTTCCCGTATTTACATATCTAATAGGTAGTATCTATACGAAGTCCTGGATTGCTAACTTTAGATAGAAAGTATCGTAAACTAAATCCGGCGAGTAGGTGCTAAATAAAATGAGGTTACTGGCCTTGATCTTtttatatgaaatataGGACTAAATAATATGAAATGTTGCTTTTAAAAGGAAATGATTCTGATGGATGATTTGGAATgattaatcttttcataAAAAAACTTATATAAATTCTGAATGACAGTGATTAATCGTTACTTAGTACCATTTGTCCTGCCGGAAGAATATTTTAGTGTGAGAAGTCGCATTGGTATATTGGAAcagaatttcaaattctgaCTGATATGTTGTTCTGGACgcaattttcaaagaattcaGTTATGCTCTTACAGATATTGAGCACTGTGAGTATATGGATCTACAAAACCGAATATTCGGGTTCACTATGCAGtaaatttcctttttcagCATACCCTAATGCTTCCATCGATGAGCCATAATGCctaaaattataaaattgCATTAAAGCTCTAAGAGCAATTTCTTGACCACATGCATCATTGATTTCACCTGCAATATCTTTACCAGTAACCCAATTATCAATCAACTCCAGCTCCTCGTACAGGAATACGCCGGAAATCAACTCCATATGTTCAGATTTccatcttttatttttaaagggagtcaattctttaatgaTTCTTAAGATAGGATGATAAATAtctaaattcttcaatcgataatatttcttgaatacTGTCCCTACAGATAATGGTAATTCTTTTAACCGTTGAGTTTTACTATcgataatttttcttagGATCCTTAGCATATACGCCAACGATGGTAATATCATCGTATCGCGAATGTCACTAGCATCATTTGgagataatgatataaaGTTTTCCGAGTATTGATTATTGTATTGAGAACATGTTGCCCAAAATTCTCCGttatttgttattattttgccGCATACCCTTTCGGCATAGTTCTCTGAATATTTGTTCAAAAGTGACATACTTATATTGATATATCTGGAATCATAAAGCAGAACTGATAATTGTTCAAATTTTAAAACatgattcaatttgaaCCATTTCAATagaacaaataatataccCGATGATGct
Above is a genomic segment from Naumovozyma dairenensis CBS 421 chromosome 6, complete genome containing:
- the SPC98 gene encoding Spc98p (similar to Saccharomyces cerevisiae SPC98 (YNL126W); ancestral locus Anc_2.144): MDLEASLSPILEVLVPPTLSDLALRSLIKELSFFLKSSSRSNAHLQSILQVYSSQTPGNEENIACWERLENLLKPLCTIRNIDEIIKYLSVFQSLVFQNLNSSPTSRHQRGNSFQIPTMGHNNYNNNISMTSPQQYDPNVSMNSPTRPQSLYAESFENLDRFSDRRSLPSIYRGYQQQQNRHINQSNNLNNGPLVSLKTLSDQYYRSMLPEEDILRYASYTLLATTSHMFPMDYNSIQIPSNIPNSISALLHLIFEAGLLYQNLNAMVNNYNMKDVSPIKKSLLLQLNKELQIYTGFINNLITSNACNSLKSLYMELFDSISTLRIYFKFMNQFDITLGDAFLSTFHSWRSHGDLLVRKIATQLFDCTLSIYIDYLGNWLVFERLENNYNEFFIIKNTDTQKTPLDSYKLIHEKIPYFIPKDVAKKIFIIGKTYSFLIDFCKDLQFSNNLSKKYTIIYKNIFEHYNSESYNTVLNKLFESIENQYNEIVKYTNLLLCHKFHYHKMILTLKNLLLMGRSDFLDLLANKAVDILNPPSVSIQEYKLTNCLQEAVQYSSIASLYLNKEDNNFIINGLDARVLDMGHGSIGWDIFTLDYNISPPLSLIINVNRENGKKEYLRIFNFLWRSKKNSFFYNNEMLRTTHILKMFKRLKLTNPLIKDVTKKIAKLGILRSRLQNFNLCLESFCQYYIVEKEFQILLQKLNISDEGSNPIQINKKLKTKNTRLIETSSIPILKPKKSIFADDHTSTSTYGHDAGFDGDHLNIEQLEEIHNNFLSNIRSHKLLIANSTTNIGTYSKKAYPITLIIILETLFQFINSYSQLNDISEKLLIQFNLLDPVDLNNLLTEFSKSSIEVTRYYKVFLNQSHVFERDLKADNDEELIKLGRQIR
- the NAF1 gene encoding RNA-binding snoRNP assembly protein (similar to Saccharomyces cerevisiae NAF1 (YNL124W); ancestral locus Anc_2.146), whose amino-acid sequence is MSEDLFTKALENPAFNAETLQLELPEDDVDVSDISSSSEDEAPPPEEEKSSEPAEVNGTKKTEEEKEEGQEILEGDKADSSSDSENDINDSNSSSDDDDQDEDEDEDTEQLKDNVEIEDEDDDPSPSGPIRSKNELPDEPIPEIPSDYHITENTSITHIGVIHSVFDNNIIIHANLSGEKRVLKDGSIFCLEDRTLVGTLCEVFGQLQNPFYRVTLPTSENEKIASLKGKVGGKAFIVTPDAHWVDTFELRRNKGTDASNGFDEELPEEEQEFSDDEKEALYKKKKKDEKKRKNQDKNMENEDGCERPKPNKKRTNQRSNYVSDKQKTNYNQPTSLSGMSHVRYKSRTARTNFNDNHTRDYGRPAVVQNNNQFQGYPNQVINQQQQTFIPPPGFQYNPHVPPNPYNPMAGHPPISMPHPLMQHQPQSQHPYPINPTYYPPRPPLPGQNVQFMPPPQFNPAYLPQQQQQQQQHPVNMQNGNMNPVNQLHQLLLQQQQQQQQQNQHQHQHQHQQQGNSNEQQDNRNMYH